From the genome of Danio rerio strain Tuebingen ecotype United States chromosome 2, GRCz12tu, whole genome shotgun sequence, one region includes:
- the hbl1 gene encoding uncharacterized protein hbl1 isoform X2, giving the protein MTRIHAWRRGVYSKKTPFSSHVGNFSFVVFVRSLKERLSIEAMALLKLFLGALLLLQLVLQLLAGAADPQTLNCPAYAGVPGTPGHNGLPGRDGRDGRDGVTGPKGEKGEPGVSVQGPPGKAGPPGPDGAQGESGPPGSPGSESVIESLKSEIQNLKAKIDTIEKAASFSNFRKVGQKYYVTDRIFGTFDNGIKLCESSSGTLVVPKSSAENQALVRVAASSGLINEKPYIGVTDKETEGQFVDIEGKQLTFTKWGPGQPDDYQGAQDCGVIDVSGTWDDGNCGDIRPIICEIDIK; this is encoded by the exons ATGACTCGAATACATGCTTGGAGGCGTGGCGTCTACAGCAAGAAAACTCCTTTCTCAAGTCACGTCGGAAATTTTAGTTTTGTAGTATTTGTACGTTCACTAAAGGAGCGACTCTCCATTGAAGCA atggcgctgttgAAGCTGTTCCTCGGGGCTCTTCTGCTCCTTCAGCTTGTTCTGCAGCTCCTAGCCGGAGCTGCTGACCCTCAAACCTTGAACTGTCCTGCTTATGCTGGAGTTCCAGGCACTCCTGGACACAATGGTCTGCCTGGCAGAGACGGCAGAGACGGAAGAGATGGAGTCACTGGACCCAAAGGAGAGAAGGGAGAGCCAG GAGTGAGTGTGCAGGGACCTCCTGGTAAAGCTGGACCACCTGGACCTGATGGAGCCCAGGGTGAAAGCGGTCCACCAG GGTCTCCTGGAAGTGAAAGTGTTATTGAGTCCCTGAAGTCTGAGATCCAGAATCTTAAAGCCAAGATTGACACAATTGAGAAAGCTGCGAGTTTCAGCAACTTCAGGAAAGTTGGACAGAAATATTACGTCACTGATCGTATTTTTGGAACGTTCGATAATGGCATAAAACTCTGCGAGAGCTCTAGTGGAACATTGGTTGTGCCAAAAAGTTCTGCAGAAAATCAAGCTTTAGTCAGGGTGGCAGCATCGAGTGGTTTAATTAATGAGAAGCCATATATTGGAGTCACAGACAAAGAAACAGAAGGACAGTTTGTAGACATTGAGGGGAAGCAACTAACATTTACCAAATGGGGACCAGGTCAGCCTGATGATTATCAGGGAGCACAAGACTGTGGTGTAATAGATGTTTCTGGCACTTGGGATGATGGAAATTGTGGTGACATACGTCCTATTATATGTGAAATAGACATCAAGTAG
- the hbl1 gene encoding uncharacterized protein hbl1 isoform X1 — translation MTRIHAWRRGVYSKKTPFSSHVGNFSFVVFVRSLKERLSIEAQMALLKLFLGALLLLQLVLQLLAGAADPQTLNCPAYAGVPGTPGHNGLPGRDGRDGRDGVTGPKGEKGEPGVSVQGPPGKAGPPGPDGAQGESGPPGSPGSESVIESLKSEIQNLKAKIDTIEKAASFSNFRKVGQKYYVTDRIFGTFDNGIKLCESSSGTLVVPKSSAENQALVRVAASSGLINEKPYIGVTDKETEGQFVDIEGKQLTFTKWGPGQPDDYQGAQDCGVIDVSGTWDDGNCGDIRPIICEIDIK, via the exons ATGACTCGAATACATGCTTGGAGGCGTGGCGTCTACAGCAAGAAAACTCCTTTCTCAAGTCACGTCGGAAATTTTAGTTTTGTAGTATTTGTACGTTCACTAAAGGAGCGACTCTCCATTGAAGCA cagatggcgctgttgAAGCTGTTCCTCGGGGCTCTTCTGCTCCTTCAGCTTGTTCTGCAGCTCCTAGCCGGAGCTGCTGACCCTCAAACCTTGAACTGTCCTGCTTATGCTGGAGTTCCAGGCACTCCTGGACACAATGGTCTGCCTGGCAGAGACGGCAGAGACGGAAGAGATGGAGTCACTGGACCCAAAGGAGAGAAGGGAGAGCCAG GAGTGAGTGTGCAGGGACCTCCTGGTAAAGCTGGACCACCTGGACCTGATGGAGCCCAGGGTGAAAGCGGTCCACCAG GGTCTCCTGGAAGTGAAAGTGTTATTGAGTCCCTGAAGTCTGAGATCCAGAATCTTAAAGCCAAGATTGACACAATTGAGAAAGCTGCGAGTTTCAGCAACTTCAGGAAAGTTGGACAGAAATATTACGTCACTGATCGTATTTTTGGAACGTTCGATAATGGCATAAAACTCTGCGAGAGCTCTAGTGGAACATTGGTTGTGCCAAAAAGTTCTGCAGAAAATCAAGCTTTAGTCAGGGTGGCAGCATCGAGTGGTTTAATTAATGAGAAGCCATATATTGGAGTCACAGACAAAGAAACAGAAGGACAGTTTGTAGACATTGAGGGGAAGCAACTAACATTTACCAAATGGGGACCAGGTCAGCCTGATGATTATCAGGGAGCACAAGACTGTGGTGTAATAGATGTTTCTGGCACTTGGGATGATGGAAATTGTGGTGACATACGTCCTATTATATGTGAAATAGACATCAAGTAG